The following are encoded in a window of Sphingobium sp. AP49 genomic DNA:
- the argS gene encoding arginine--tRNA ligase, with protein sequence MSLYTRFTAHLDAVLDALEAEGTLPAGLNRKPVTVEPPRDPSHGDLATNAAMVLAKPAGTNPRTLAEAIVAKLQALGEVESASIAGPGFINLALTDATWRAELAALHVEADDYGRSDIGAGVTVNVEYVSANPTGPMHMGHCRGAVVGDALATLLEYAGHKVIREYYINDAGGQVDVLARSAHLRYREVLGEDVGAIPEGLYPGDYLVPVGQALAAEYGDKFVGAPEGEWLVLFRTFAVAKMMDMIRSDLALLGIHHDIFSSEAELQAAGKPAEAEAWLRAHDLVYDGVLEAPKGELPDDWEPVELPLFRSTRFGDDQDRPIKKSNGSWTYFGADMAYHFQKAQTADQLIDIWGADHAGTVKRIQAAVAALTEGKARFDVKLIQMVRLLRDGEPVKMSKRAGNFVTLADVVREVGKDVVRFTMLTRKADAQMDFDFAKVVEASKDNPVFYVQYAHARISSLGRRAEEAGIDLPVPDLSLLGTAELNLVKLAAQFPRVVEGAALTREPHRVAFYLNDLASAFHGWWNMGNDDPRARVILADDPAITSARLFLSRGIGQIIRNGLALMGVAALTEMQ encoded by the coding sequence ATGTCCCTTTACACCCGTTTCACCGCCCATCTCGATGCCGTGCTTGACGCGCTGGAGGCCGAAGGCACGTTGCCCGCCGGCCTCAACCGCAAGCCGGTGACGGTGGAGCCGCCGCGCGACCCCAGCCATGGTGACCTTGCCACCAACGCCGCGATGGTGCTGGCCAAGCCCGCCGGTACCAATCCGCGCACGCTGGCCGAAGCGATCGTGGCCAAGCTGCAGGCGCTGGGCGAGGTCGAAAGCGCCAGCATCGCCGGCCCGGGCTTCATCAACCTGGCCCTGACCGACGCGACATGGCGTGCGGAACTGGCGGCGCTGCATGTCGAGGCGGACGATTATGGCCGGTCCGACATCGGCGCGGGCGTGACCGTGAACGTCGAATATGTCTCGGCCAATCCCACCGGCCCGATGCATATGGGCCATTGCCGCGGCGCGGTGGTCGGCGACGCGCTCGCCACGCTGCTGGAATATGCCGGGCACAAGGTGATCCGCGAATATTATATCAATGATGCCGGCGGCCAGGTCGACGTGCTCGCCCGCTCGGCGCATCTGCGCTACCGCGAGGTGCTGGGCGAAGATGTCGGCGCGATCCCCGAGGGGCTGTATCCGGGCGATTATCTGGTGCCGGTGGGGCAGGCGCTGGCCGCCGAATATGGCGACAAGTTCGTCGGCGCGCCCGAAGGCGAATGGCTGGTGCTGTTCCGCACCTTTGCCGTGGCGAAGATGATGGACATGATCCGCAGCGATCTGGCGCTGCTGGGTATCCACCACGACATCTTCTCGTCGGAGGCCGAATTGCAGGCCGCAGGCAAGCCGGCCGAGGCCGAAGCCTGGCTGCGCGCGCATGACCTGGTCTATGACGGCGTGCTGGAAGCGCCCAAGGGCGAACTGCCCGACGATTGGGAGCCGGTGGAACTGCCGCTGTTCCGTTCGACCAGGTTCGGTGACGACCAGGACCGGCCGATCAAGAAGTCGAACGGCAGCTGGACCTATTTCGGCGCCGACATGGCCTATCATTTCCAGAAGGCACAGACCGCCGACCAGTTGATCGACATCTGGGGCGCCGACCATGCCGGCACGGTGAAGCGCATCCAGGCCGCCGTCGCCGCCCTGACCGAGGGCAAGGCGCGGTTCGACGTGAAGCTCATCCAGATGGTCCGCCTGCTGCGCGATGGCGAGCCGGTGAAGATGTCGAAGCGCGCCGGCAATTTCGTCACCCTGGCCGATGTCGTGCGCGAAGTGGGCAAGGATGTCGTCCGCTTCACCATGCTGACGCGCAAGGCCGATGCCCAGATGGACTTCGATTTCGCCAAGGTGGTGGAAGCGTCCAAGGACAATCCGGTCTTCTATGTGCAATATGCCCATGCACGGATTTCCTCGCTCGGCCGGCGGGCGGAGGAGGCCGGGATAGACCTGCCTGTGCCCGACCTGTCCCTGCTTGGGACGGCCGAACTGAACCTGGTCAAGCTTGCTGCGCAGTTCCCACGTGTGGTGGAAGGGGCCGCCCTGACCCGAGAGCCGCACCGTGTCGCCTTTTATCTCAATGACTTGGCATCCGCATTCCATGGCTGGTGGAATATGGGCAATGACGATCCGCGCGCGCGCGTCATCCTGGCGGACGATCCTGCCATCACATCGGCCCGGCTTTTCTTGAGCCGCGGAATCGGGCAGATCATCCGTAACGGCCTTGCCCTGATGGGCGTGGCCGCGCTGACCGAGATGCAGTGA